DNA sequence from the Vibrio sp. BS-M-Sm-2 genome:
CTTTAGAAGCGAACCGTTTAGAAGATGAAATTGTCCCAATAGCAGTCTCTCGTAAACGCCAAGACCCGTTAATTTTTAGGCACGATGAGTATCCTCGTCCAGAAACCACCTTAGAAGCTTTGTTCAAGCTTACGCCTGCCTTTGATAAAGAAGGGACGGTCACGGCCGGCAATGCTTCCGGTATTAACGATGGCGCAGCGATGGTTATTCTCGCTTCCGAACAGAAAGTAAAACAGTTAGGTTTATCGGCAATGGCGCGTCTGGTGAACTTTTCGACCGCCGGCGTTGAACCTGCACTTATGGGGACTGGACCGATCGAAGCATCACGTAGAGTTTTAGATAGTTCCGACTGGCATATTGATGAACTCGATCTCATTGAGTCTAATGAAGCATTTGCTGCTCAGGCTATTGCCGTCAATAAAGAAATGCAATGGGACCCTTGTAAAGTCAACGTTAATGGTGGATCGATTGCATTTGGACATCCGATTGGAGCGTCCGGTGCTCGCATTTTTGTCACTTTAGTGAATGAGCTAAAACGCCAACAACTTAAAAAGGGGCTAGCGACACTGTGTATTGGTGGTGGTATGGGGATTGCTGCGACCGTTGAGATGCTTTAGTAGCGCTTAAAAATTCATTAAACGAGATGAAAAATCTCACTTAAGGTAAATATTATGTTGAAATCACTTGAAACGTTCGTCGAAATAGCTAAAGGCAAACCAGTAAAAAAAATTGCAGTGGCGGCCGCTGAAGATCGTACAACTCTAAAAGCACTGAAGCTTATTACTGAACAAAAAATCGCGGAGCCAATTCTAGTTGGTGACAGAGAACAGATTTTGAAAATTTCTGAAGAAGTTGATTTTGATGTTTGCGGATTTGAAGTTATCGATGAAAGGAATAAAAGCAAAGCATGTCAAATAGCTGTTGCTTTGGTAAAAGAAGGCAAAGCAGATGTTTTAACTCGTGGTGCACTGGGTACTCCAGAATACCTAAGACCTATATTGCATCGCGAAACAGGGCTTAAGAAAGCTAAATTGGTTTCTCAAGCTGGCTTTGTTCATATCCCTACTTATCACAAGGTTTTTGCTTTCACCGACTCTGGCATAAACATAGCTCCAGATGTAAATGAAAAAGCACAGATGATTCAGCAATGCGTCGACGTGTTTCATTCTGTTGGTGTCGACAAACCAAAAGTTGCAATTATTTCTGCTACTGAAGGTGTAAAAACAGCGATGCCTTCAACGATCGATGCTGCAATCCTGACTCAAATGAATCGTCGTGGAGCTATTAAAGGCTGTACGGTCGATGGACCCTTATCTATCGATTTAGCGTTCAGCAAAGAGTCTGTCGTGCATAAGGGCTTGGATACTGACGTTGGGGGCGATGTTGATT
Encoded proteins:
- a CDS encoding acetyl-CoA C-acetyltransferase, with amino-acid sequence MVVSNDVYVVAASRTAIGSFGGSLSKLPAMVLGARVIEAMLVKQGIAPCEIDEVIIGQALAAGCGQNPARQTAMAAGIPDVVSAFTINKVCGSGLKALQLAFQAIKCGDAELVVAGGQENMSQAPHILANSRNGVKMGNWLAEDTMIKDGLWDAFNNYHMGITAENIAKKYNISREEQDKFAYQSQMKAAKALEANRLEDEIVPIAVSRKRQDPLIFRHDEYPRPETTLEALFKLTPAFDKEGTVTAGNASGINDGAAMVILASEQKVKQLGLSAMARLVNFSTAGVEPALMGTGPIEASRRVLDSSDWHIDELDLIESNEAFAAQAIAVNKEMQWDPCKVNVNGGSIAFGHPIGASGARIFVTLVNELKRQQLKKGLATLCIGGGMGIAATVEML
- a CDS encoding phosphate acyltransferase, whose translation is MLKSLETFVEIAKGKPVKKIAVAAAEDRTTLKALKLITEQKIAEPILVGDREQILKISEEVDFDVCGFEVIDERNKSKACQIAVALVKEGKADVLTRGALGTPEYLRPILHRETGLKKAKLVSQAGFVHIPTYHKVFAFTDSGINIAPDVNEKAQMIQQCVDVFHSVGVDKPKVAIISATEGVKTAMPSTIDAAILTQMNRRGAIKGCTVDGPLSIDLAFSKESVVHKGLDTDVGGDVDLILLPDINAANTFYKTSTFLGGAKAASFIIGTVAPVDFPSRSDSVETKYYAMACAIAQCAERAVK